A genomic segment from Streptomyces sp. TLI_235 encodes:
- a CDS encoding ribosomal protein S18 acetylase RimI-like enzyme, whose amino-acid sequence MAAMSSDDLTIRAARAEDDRALAALDRAVWSVLSEVAPRRAEGTAFFDEQHTPDGYLVAELGGEVVGYVRQAPPTPLASNRHVRQIQGLAVDHGVRGHGVGRALVEAACAAAAEAGARRITLRVLGHNTPARRLYERCGFTVEGVLRDEFLLDGGYVDDVWMSRPLPA is encoded by the coding sequence ATGGCGGCCATGTCATCCGACGACCTGACGATCCGTGCGGCCCGCGCCGAGGACGACCGCGCGCTCGCCGCCCTCGACCGCGCCGTCTGGTCCGTCCTCAGCGAGGTCGCGCCCCGGCGCGCCGAGGGCACCGCCTTCTTCGACGAGCAGCACACCCCCGACGGCTACCTGGTCGCCGAACTCGGCGGCGAGGTCGTCGGATACGTCCGCCAGGCGCCGCCCACCCCGCTCGCCAGCAACCGCCACGTCCGCCAGATCCAGGGCCTGGCCGTCGACCACGGCGTCCGCGGGCACGGCGTTGGCCGGGCCCTGGTCGAGGCCGCCTGCGCGGCCGCCGCGGAGGCCGGGGCACGCCGCATCACCCTGCGGGTGCTCGGCCACAACACGCCCGCCCGCCGGCTGTACGAGCGGTGCGGCTTCACGGTGGAGGGTGTGCTCCGCGACGAGTTCCTGCTCGACGGCGGTTACGTGGACGACGTCTGGATGTCCCGCCCGCTGCCCGCCTGA
- a CDS encoding phytoene dehydrogenase-like protein: MPAYDFIRRTRQPSDPDVVVVGAGLAGLAAARALTGQGLSVQVLEAGRRIGGRMASDELDGFRLDHGVHLLNTDHPEPARRLDLDRLDLRPLAPAVLVHSAGRRHRVGIPQQSAARPAGSRGTLGGAPGSPLERARLAASLNRLAATPVPRLLARPETTAARALADRGLGGRTVDGFLRPLLGALLADRSLTTSSRVADLVLRSYARGRLCLPAGGSASVPAQLAEGLPAGTVRTGVQVTGVAADGVQTARHGRVTCQAVVLACDGRSAATLLPGLRLPDFHPVTTYFHAADRSPLGEPALLLDADRSGVAHSLVLSDVHPSYAPAGRALVATVVLGRRGFDIGGPAGFEPVVRRRLAELYGTSTAGWEFLSVRHAPDAVPAMPAPHHFRRSVRVLAGLYVCGDHRDTSSVQGALVSGRRAAQAVLRDLGLETSVRASDVAA, encoded by the coding sequence GTGCCCGCATACGACTTCATCCGCCGTACCCGCCAGCCGTCCGATCCGGACGTGGTCGTGGTCGGCGCCGGCCTCGCGGGCCTGGCCGCCGCCCGCGCGCTGACCGGACAGGGCCTCAGCGTCCAGGTCCTGGAGGCCGGCCGGCGCATCGGCGGCCGGATGGCCTCGGACGAGCTGGACGGATTCCGGCTCGACCACGGCGTCCACCTGCTCAACACCGACCACCCCGAGCCGGCCCGCCGGCTCGACCTCGACCGGCTGGATCTGCGCCCGCTGGCGCCCGCCGTCCTGGTGCACAGCGCGGGGCGCCGGCACCGGGTGGGCATCCCCCAGCAGTCCGCCGCCCGCCCGGCCGGCAGCCGGGGCACGCTCGGCGGGGCGCCGGGCAGCCCGCTGGAGCGGGCCCGGCTCGCCGCGTCGCTGAACCGGCTCGCCGCCACCCCCGTGCCCCGGCTGCTGGCCCGGCCGGAGACCACCGCGGCCCGGGCGCTGGCCGACCGCGGTCTCGGCGGGCGCACCGTCGACGGCTTCCTGCGGCCGCTGCTGGGCGCCCTGCTGGCCGACCGCTCGCTCACCACCAGCAGCCGGGTCGCCGACCTGGTGCTGCGCTCGTACGCTCGGGGCCGGCTCTGTCTGCCGGCCGGCGGTTCGGCCTCGGTGCCGGCCCAGCTGGCCGAGGGCCTGCCGGCCGGGACGGTCCGGACGGGCGTGCAGGTGACCGGGGTCGCCGCGGACGGCGTGCAGACCGCCCGGCACGGCCGGGTGACGTGCCAGGCCGTGGTGCTGGCCTGTGACGGGCGGTCGGCGGCCACGCTGCTGCCGGGGCTGCGGCTGCCCGACTTCCACCCGGTGACGACGTACTTCCACGCGGCGGACCGCTCGCCGCTGGGCGAGCCGGCCCTGCTGCTGGACGCCGACCGGTCCGGAGTGGCGCACTCGCTGGTGCTCAGCGACGTGCACCCCTCGTACGCGCCGGCCGGGCGGGCGCTGGTCGCCACCGTCGTGCTGGGCCGGCGCGGCTTCGACATCGGCGGGCCGGCCGGGTTCGAGCCGGTCGTGCGCCGGCGGCTGGCGGAGCTGTACGGCACCTCCACCGCCGGGTGGGAGTTCCTGAGTGTGCGCCACGCCCCGGACGCGGTACCGGCGATGCCGGCGCCGCACCACTTCCGCCGGTCGGTCCGGGTGCTCGCCGGGCTGTACGTGTGCGGCGACCACCGGGACACCAGCAGCGTGCAGGGCGCGCTGGTGTCGGGGCGCCGGGCCGCGCAGGCGGTGCTGCGCGACCTCGGGCTGGAGACCTCGGTGCGGGCCTCCGACGTGGCGGCCTGA
- a CDS encoding 3-hydroxybutyrate dehydrogenase → MDTTSATAPAPALQGRTALVTGAASGIGRACAEAFAAAGARVYVVDLAAAPAEELAGRIGGVAVVADLSDPQAVEALPDDADIVVNNAGLQHVAPLHEFPTERFALIQKVMVEAPFRIIRRTLPHMYGNEWGRIVNISSVHGLRASAFKSAYVTAKHGLEGLSKTAALEGAPYGVTSNCINPGYVRTALVERQVAAQALAHGIREDEVVEQIMLDRTAVKRLIEPDEVAQLALWLCSPSASYITGASLPVDGGWTAH, encoded by the coding sequence ATGGACACCACTTCAGCCACCGCCCCGGCGCCGGCCCTGCAGGGCCGGACGGCACTGGTCACCGGCGCCGCCTCCGGCATCGGCCGGGCCTGCGCCGAGGCCTTCGCCGCGGCCGGCGCGCGGGTCTACGTCGTCGACCTCGCCGCCGCCCCGGCCGAGGAGCTCGCCGGGCGGATCGGCGGGGTCGCCGTCGTCGCCGACCTCTCCGACCCGCAGGCGGTGGAGGCCCTGCCGGACGACGCCGACATCGTCGTGAACAACGCCGGCCTGCAGCACGTCGCGCCGCTGCACGAGTTCCCCACGGAGCGGTTCGCGCTGATCCAGAAGGTCATGGTGGAGGCGCCGTTCCGGATCATCCGCCGCACCCTGCCGCACATGTACGGGAACGAGTGGGGACGCATCGTCAACATCTCCTCGGTGCACGGGCTGCGCGCCAGCGCCTTCAAGTCCGCCTACGTGACCGCCAAGCACGGACTTGAGGGGCTCAGCAAGACCGCGGCCCTGGAGGGCGCCCCCTACGGCGTCACCAGCAACTGCATCAACCCGGGCTACGTGCGCACCGCCCTGGTGGAGCGGCAGGTCGCCGCCCAGGCCCTGGCGCACGGCATCCGCGAGGACGAGGTGGTGGAGCAGATCATGCTCGACCGCACCGCCGTCAAGCGCCTCATCGAACCCGACGAGGTGGCGCAGCTGGCGCTCTGGCTCTGCTCGCCGTCCGCCTCCTACATCACCGGGGCCAGCCTGCCCGTGGACGGCGGCTGGACGGCCCACTGA
- a CDS encoding metabolite-proton symporter: protein MAHSPDVARQGSPLWKVVGASLIGTTVEWYDYFLYGTAAALVFGKVFFPDSDPLTGTLLSFLTYAIGFAARPLGALVFGHFGDRIGRKRLLVLSLLLMGGATTLIGCLPTYRQIGVAAPLLLTALRLVQGFALGGEWGGAVLLVSEHGDKARRGFWASWPQGGAPAGNLLAAGVLSLMTATLSDEAFLSWGWRVPFLLSAVLVMVGLWIRLSVDESPLFQQALAAAKARKTAEQPPIVAVLRNHWRDVLVAMGARMAENISYYVMTTFVLAYAVGHVHLPKQTALNAVLIASAIQFALIPLFGALSDRIGRKPVYLAGAVGVGVWAFVFFGMVDTKSFGALVAAITIGLVFHSAMYAPQAAFFSELFATRMRYSGASIGAQFSSVAAGAPAPLIATALLKDYGSSTPIAVYVAIAAAITVLAVLCSRETRGEDLAETEPARASVPVG, encoded by the coding sequence ATGGCCCACTCTCCCGACGTCGCGAGACAAGGCTCCCCGCTCTGGAAGGTGGTCGGCGCCAGCCTCATCGGCACCACCGTCGAGTGGTACGACTACTTCCTGTACGGCACCGCCGCCGCGCTGGTCTTCGGCAAGGTGTTCTTCCCCGACAGCGACCCGCTGACCGGCACGCTGCTGTCCTTCCTCACCTACGCGATCGGCTTCGCGGCCCGTCCGCTGGGCGCCCTGGTGTTCGGGCACTTCGGCGACCGGATCGGCCGCAAGCGGCTGCTGGTGCTGAGCCTGCTGCTGATGGGCGGCGCGACCACGCTGATCGGCTGCCTGCCGACGTACCGCCAGATCGGTGTCGCGGCGCCGCTGCTGCTCACCGCGCTGCGGCTGGTGCAGGGCTTCGCGCTGGGCGGTGAGTGGGGCGGCGCGGTGCTGCTGGTCTCCGAGCACGGCGACAAGGCGCGGCGCGGCTTCTGGGCGTCCTGGCCGCAGGGCGGCGCCCCGGCGGGCAACCTGCTGGCGGCGGGCGTGCTGTCGCTGATGACGGCCACTCTGTCGGACGAGGCGTTCCTCTCCTGGGGCTGGCGGGTGCCGTTCCTGCTGTCCGCGGTGCTGGTGATGGTCGGCCTGTGGATCCGCCTCTCGGTGGACGAGTCGCCGCTGTTCCAACAGGCGCTGGCCGCGGCGAAGGCCCGGAAGACGGCCGAGCAGCCGCCGATCGTCGCGGTGCTGCGCAACCACTGGCGTGACGTGCTGGTCGCCATGGGCGCCCGGATGGCCGAGAACATCTCGTACTACGTGATGACCACCTTCGTGCTGGCGTACGCGGTCGGCCACGTGCACCTGCCGAAGCAGACCGCACTGAACGCGGTACTGATCGCCTCCGCGATCCAGTTCGCGCTGATCCCGCTGTTCGGCGCGCTCTCCGACCGGATCGGCCGCAAGCCGGTGTACCTGGCCGGCGCGGTGGGTGTGGGCGTCTGGGCGTTCGTCTTCTTCGGCATGGTGGACACGAAGTCGTTCGGCGCACTGGTCGCCGCGATCACGATCGGCCTGGTCTTCCACAGCGCGATGTACGCCCCGCAGGCGGCGTTCTTCTCCGAGCTGTTCGCCACCCGGATGCGGTACTCAGGTGCCTCCATCGGCGCCCAGTTCTCCTCGGTGGCGGCCGGCGCGCCGGCCCCGCTGATCGCCACCGCGCTGCTCAAGGACTACGGCAGCTCCACCCCGATCGCGGTGTACGTGGCGATCGCGGCCGCGATCACCGTCCTCGCGGTGCTCTGCTCCCGGGAGACCCGCGGCGAGGACCTCGCCGAGACCGAGCCGGCCCGCGCGAGCGTCCCGGTCGGCTGA
- a CDS encoding DNA-binding PucR family transcriptional regulator, with protein MARTMNEPPESAAPALRRLIDLLASGAATEDFAEVLAEARRQGAPPAVLAEIDAAAWQALRVHRTLRQHRRREAELTALFDTAGDLAASRDLDAVLQAIVRRARMLLGTDTAYLTLPDEDAGDTYMRVTDGSVSQLFQTLRLSLGDGLGGLVAQTARPYATPDYRTDERFHHTGSIDAGVLDEGLVAIIGVPLLLGGRVIGVLFAADRSPRAFSPDEVALLCTLAAHAAVALDTAKALADTRAALTDLAAANHVIQAHATAVQRAEQAHDRLTDLVLRGAEAADVAAEVATLLGGEVAVHDTEGHLLTGRPGPDGAAGPSRHLAEALAASRTEGRAVRRGEDWVCAALAGHDLLGGLVLRGRAGLDDADRRIFERASVVTALLLLLRRSVAETENRVRGELLADLLTAPDRDPAGLTARGRRLGVDLGRRHLVLVAEADPAGRIRLAGAAARYLFGTRGISAEHGEAVVLLLPDDGTPPDRAAADAADRLARLAGCSVTVGAGGPAAGPAALAAAHGEAVRCVRALRVLGREGAGASAAGLGFLGVLLGDGHDVAGFVGSALGPLVTYDARRGTELVRTLRAYFDCGGSLTRAKDELHVHVNTVVQRLDRIEVLLGHDWNAPERALELQLALRLQLLADP; from the coding sequence ATGGCCCGCACCATGAACGAGCCCCCCGAGAGCGCGGCCCCCGCCCTGCGCCGGCTGATCGACCTGCTCGCCTCCGGCGCGGCCACCGAGGACTTCGCCGAGGTGCTCGCCGAGGCGCGCCGGCAGGGCGCGCCCCCCGCCGTGCTCGCCGAGATCGACGCCGCCGCCTGGCAGGCGCTGCGGGTGCACCGGACGCTGCGTCAGCACCGGCGGCGTGAGGCCGAACTGACCGCCCTCTTCGACACCGCGGGCGACCTCGCCGCCTCCCGGGACCTCGACGCGGTGCTCCAGGCGATCGTCCGGCGGGCCCGGATGCTGCTCGGCACCGACACCGCGTACCTCACCCTCCCCGACGAGGACGCCGGGGACACGTACATGCGGGTCACCGACGGCTCGGTCTCGCAGCTCTTCCAGACGCTGCGGCTCAGCCTCGGCGACGGCCTCGGAGGCCTGGTCGCGCAGACCGCCAGGCCCTACGCCACCCCCGACTACCGCACCGACGAGCGGTTCCACCACACCGGCAGCATCGACGCCGGCGTGCTGGACGAGGGCCTGGTCGCGATCATCGGCGTGCCGCTGCTGCTCGGCGGCCGGGTGATCGGTGTGCTGTTCGCCGCCGACCGCTCCCCGCGGGCGTTCTCCCCGGACGAGGTCGCCCTGCTGTGCACCCTCGCCGCGCACGCCGCCGTCGCCCTGGACACCGCGAAGGCGCTCGCCGACACCCGGGCCGCGCTCACCGACCTCGCCGCCGCCAACCACGTCATCCAGGCGCACGCCACCGCCGTCCAGCGCGCCGAGCAGGCCCACGACCGGCTGACCGACCTGGTGCTGCGCGGCGCCGAGGCCGCCGATGTCGCCGCCGAGGTCGCCACCCTGCTCGGCGGCGAGGTCGCCGTCCACGACACCGAGGGCCACCTGCTCACCGGCCGCCCCGGACCGGACGGCGCCGCCGGCCCCTCCCGGCATCTCGCCGAGGCGCTCGCCGCCTCCCGCACCGAGGGCAGGGCGGTGCGCCGCGGCGAGGACTGGGTGTGCGCCGCCCTGGCCGGCCACGACCTGCTCGGCGGCCTCGTGCTGCGCGGCCGGGCCGGTCTCGACGACGCCGACCGGCGGATCTTCGAACGGGCCAGCGTGGTGACCGCGCTGCTCCTGCTGCTGCGGCGGTCCGTCGCCGAAACGGAGAACCGGGTCCGCGGGGAACTCCTCGCCGACCTGCTCACCGCACCCGACCGGGACCCGGCCGGACTCACCGCACGCGGCCGGCGGCTCGGCGTCGACCTGGGCCGCCGCCACCTCGTCCTGGTCGCCGAGGCCGACCCCGCCGGCCGCATCCGGCTCGCCGGGGCCGCCGCCCGCTACCTGTTCGGCACCCGCGGCATCAGCGCCGAGCACGGCGAGGCCGTCGTCCTGCTGCTGCCCGACGACGGCACCCCGCCCGACCGGGCCGCCGCCGACGCCGCGGACCGGCTCGCCCGGCTCGCCGGCTGTTCCGTCACCGTCGGCGCGGGCGGGCCCGCCGCCGGCCCGGCCGCGCTGGCGGCCGCGCACGGGGAGGCGGTGCGGTGCGTGCGGGCCCTGCGGGTGCTCGGCCGCGAGGGCGCCGGGGCCTCCGCCGCCGGGCTCGGCTTCCTCGGTGTGCTGCTCGGCGACGGGCACGACGTCGCGGGCTTCGTCGGGTCGGCGCTCGGACCGCTCGTCACGTACGACGCCCGGCGGGGGACGGAACTGGTACGGACCCTGCGGGCCTACTTCGACTGCGGCGGCAGCCTCACCCGAGCCAAGGACGAGCTCCACGTCCACGTGAACACGGTCGTCCAGCGCCTGGACCGGATCGAGGTCCTGCTGGGCCACGACTGGAACGCCCCCGAACGCGCCCTGGAACTCCAGCTGGCGCTGCGGCTCCAGCTGCTGGCCGACCCCTAG
- a CDS encoding lipoyl(octanoyl) transferase, with the protein MSENVRFVTMGIGEGAVPYPEAWEEQQRLHALRVADEIPDTVLLLEHPPVFTAGKRTNPEDYPLDGTPVVQVNRGGEITWHGPGQLVGYPIVKLPDPIDVVAYVRRLEEALIRACAEFGVATSRVEGRSGVWVLGEEIPDAVVDPSQVVEIGRLTLRMGLPLGIDPRLAGPEYAPSNAGQRGDDRKLAAIGVRVARGVTMHGFALNCDPDMTWFDRIVPCGIRDAGVGSLAGELGRPFGVADALPVVQKHLAGILAELPEPALAR; encoded by the coding sequence GTGAGCGAGAACGTACGGTTCGTGACGATGGGGATCGGCGAGGGCGCCGTCCCGTACCCGGAGGCCTGGGAGGAGCAGCAGCGGCTGCACGCGCTGCGCGTCGCGGACGAGATCCCGGACACCGTGCTGCTGCTGGAGCACCCGCCGGTGTTCACGGCGGGCAAGCGCACCAACCCGGAGGACTACCCGCTGGACGGGACGCCGGTGGTGCAGGTGAACCGCGGTGGTGAGATCACCTGGCACGGTCCGGGTCAGCTGGTGGGGTACCCGATCGTCAAGCTGCCGGACCCGATCGACGTGGTGGCGTACGTGCGCCGGCTGGAGGAGGCGCTGATCCGCGCCTGTGCCGAGTTCGGGGTGGCGACCTCGCGGGTGGAGGGCCGCAGCGGGGTGTGGGTGCTCGGCGAGGAGATCCCGGACGCGGTGGTGGATCCGTCGCAGGTGGTGGAGATCGGCCGGCTGACGCTGCGGATGGGCCTTCCGCTGGGGATCGACCCGCGGCTGGCGGGGCCGGAGTACGCGCCGTCGAACGCGGGTCAGCGGGGTGACGACCGGAAGCTGGCGGCGATCGGTGTCAGGGTGGCGCGCGGGGTGACGATGCACGGGTTCGCGCTGAACTGCGACCCGGACATGACGTGGTTCGACCGGATCGTGCCGTGCGGGATCCGGGACGCCGGGGTGGGGTCGCTGGCCGGGGAGCTGGGCCGGCCGTTCGGTGTGGCGGACGCGCTGCCGGTGGTGCAGAAGCACCTGGCGGGCATCCTCGCGGAGCTGCCGGAGCCCGCGCTCGCCCGCTGA
- a CDS encoding lipoic acid synthetase — protein MSAVAPDGRKLLRLEVRNSETPIERKPEWIKTRAKMGPEYNALQSLVKKEGLHTVCQEAGCPNIFECWEDREATFLIGGDQCTRRCDFCQIDTGKPAEFDRDEPRRVAESIVTMDLNYATITGVARDDLEDGGAWLYAETVRQVHALTAGREAGRTGVELLIPDFNAVPEQLAEVFSSRPEVLAHNVETVPRIFKRIRPAFRYERSLDVITQARAAGLVTKSNLILGMGETREEVSQALADLVGAGCELITITQYLRPSLRHHPVERWVKPHEFVELQQEAEELGFAGVMSGPLVRSSYRAGRLYRQALEHRERAAV, from the coding sequence GTGTCCGCTGTCGCGCCCGACGGCAGGAAGCTTCTCCGCCTGGAGGTCCGCAACAGCGAGACCCCCATCGAGCGGAAGCCCGAGTGGATCAAGACCCGGGCGAAGATGGGCCCGGAGTACAACGCCCTCCAGTCGCTGGTGAAGAAGGAGGGGCTGCACACCGTCTGCCAGGAGGCCGGCTGCCCCAACATCTTCGAGTGCTGGGAGGACCGCGAGGCCACCTTCCTCATCGGCGGTGACCAGTGCACCCGCCGCTGCGACTTCTGCCAGATCGACACCGGCAAGCCCGCCGAGTTCGACCGGGACGAGCCGCGCCGGGTCGCCGAGTCCATCGTCACGATGGACCTCAACTACGCCACGATCACCGGTGTCGCCCGCGACGACCTGGAGGACGGCGGGGCCTGGCTGTACGCCGAGACGGTCCGCCAGGTGCACGCGCTGACGGCCGGCCGTGAGGCCGGCCGGACGGGTGTCGAGCTGCTGATCCCGGACTTCAACGCCGTCCCGGAGCAGCTGGCCGAGGTGTTCTCCTCACGGCCCGAGGTGCTGGCGCACAACGTCGAGACGGTGCCGCGGATCTTCAAGCGGATCCGCCCGGCCTTCCGCTACGAGCGCTCGCTGGACGTCATCACGCAGGCCCGCGCGGCCGGCCTGGTCACCAAGTCCAACCTGATCCTCGGCATGGGCGAGACCCGCGAGGAGGTCAGCCAGGCGCTGGCGGACCTGGTCGGGGCCGGCTGCGAGCTGATCACCATCACCCAGTACCTGCGGCCCTCGCTGCGCCACCACCCGGTGGAGCGCTGGGTGAAGCCGCACGAGTTCGTGGAGCTGCAGCAGGAGGCCGAGGAGCTCGGCTTCGCCGGTGTGATGTCGGGTCCGCTGGTGCGGTCCTCGTACCGGGCGGGCCGGCTGTACCGGCAGGCGCTGGAGCACCGCGAGCGCGCGGCCGTCTGA
- a CDS encoding putative RDD family membrane protein YckC — protein sequence MDTRDALGSWLDGPKAAAEKMGADFGHRGERLGLPKDGPGSIAGPGRRLGALFVDGWLCSLVAYGLLSRGDQAAANLWTTPLFYVVTVVLLATSGTTVGKRLFGLRVVRLDGSRASIPQVLLRTLLLCLIVPAAIWDRDTRGLHDKAVGTAEVRI from the coding sequence GTGGACACCAGAGATGCGTTGGGATCGTGGCTGGACGGGCCGAAGGCCGCCGCCGAGAAGATGGGCGCCGACTTCGGTCACCGCGGCGAGCGCCTCGGCCTGCCGAAGGACGGTCCCGGCTCGATCGCCGGCCCCGGCCGGCGCCTGGGCGCCCTGTTCGTCGACGGCTGGCTCTGCAGCCTCGTCGCCTACGGGCTGCTCTCCCGCGGCGACCAGGCCGCCGCCAATCTGTGGACCACCCCGCTGTTCTACGTCGTCACCGTCGTCCTGCTCGCCACCAGCGGCACCACCGTCGGCAAGCGGCTCTTCGGCCTCCGCGTCGTCCGGCTGGACGGCTCCCGCGCCTCCATCCCGCAGGTGCTGCTGCGCACCCTGCTGCTCTGCCTGATCGTCCCCGCCGCGATCTGGGACCGCGACACCCGCGGCCTCCACGACAAGGCGGTCGGCACCGCCGAGGTCCGCATCTGA
- a CDS encoding L-glutamine synthetase, whose product MFTNADEVRQYITDNDIKFVDVRFCDLPGVMQHFSVPASTFDPSEILMFDGSSIRGFQAIHESDMALVPDLATARLDPFRSEKHLNINFFIQDPITGEAYSRDPRNVAKKAEAYLASSGIADTAFFGPEAEFYVFDEVRYETSANASYYHIDSIAGAWNTGRIEEGGNRGYKVKYKGGYFPVPPVDHFADLRAEMSLELAAAGLQVERQHHEVGTAGQAEINYKFNTLLHAADDLMLFKYIIKNVAWRNGKTATFMPKPIFGDNGSGMHVHQSLWTEGSPLFYDEQGYAGLSDTARYYIGGLLRHAPSLLAFTNPSVNSYHRLVPGFEAPVNLVYSQRNRSAAIRIPITGSNAKAKRIEFRAPDPSSNPYLAFSAMLMAGLDGIKNKIEPLEPVDKDLYELAPDEHSAVPQVPASLGAVLDALEADHEYLLAGGVFTPDLIETWIDFKRTNEIAPIALRPHPHEFELYFDL is encoded by the coding sequence ATGTTCACCAACGCCGACGAGGTCAGGCAGTACATCACGGACAACGACATCAAGTTCGTCGATGTCCGGTTCTGCGACCTGCCGGGCGTCATGCAGCACTTCTCAGTGCCTGCCTCGACCTTCGACCCGTCCGAAATCCTGATGTTCGACGGCTCCTCGATCCGGGGCTTCCAGGCGATCCACGAGTCCGACATGGCACTCGTGCCCGACCTGGCGACGGCCCGGCTGGACCCGTTCCGCTCCGAAAAGCACCTCAACATCAACTTCTTCATCCAGGACCCGATCACGGGCGAGGCCTACAGCCGCGACCCGCGCAACGTCGCCAAGAAGGCCGAGGCCTACCTCGCCTCCTCCGGCATCGCCGACACCGCGTTCTTCGGCCCGGAGGCCGAGTTCTACGTCTTCGACGAGGTCCGCTACGAGACCAGCGCCAACGCCTCGTACTACCACATCGACTCGATCGCCGGCGCCTGGAACACCGGCCGGATCGAGGAGGGCGGCAACCGCGGCTACAAGGTGAAGTACAAGGGCGGCTACTTCCCCGTGCCGCCGGTGGACCACTTCGCCGACCTGCGCGCCGAGATGTCGCTGGAGCTCGCCGCCGCCGGCCTGCAGGTCGAGCGGCAGCACCACGAGGTCGGCACGGCCGGCCAGGCGGAGATCAACTACAAGTTCAACACCCTGCTGCACGCCGCCGACGACCTGATGCTGTTCAAGTACATCATCAAGAACGTCGCCTGGCGGAACGGCAAGACCGCCACCTTCATGCCCAAGCCGATCTTCGGCGACAACGGCTCCGGCATGCACGTCCACCAGTCGCTGTGGACCGAGGGCTCGCCGCTCTTCTACGACGAGCAGGGCTACGCCGGCCTCTCCGACACCGCCCGCTACTACATCGGCGGTCTGCTCAGGCACGCCCCCTCGCTGCTGGCCTTCACCAACCCCTCGGTGAACTCCTACCACCGCCTGGTGCCGGGCTTCGAGGCGCCGGTCAACCTGGTGTACTCGCAGCGCAACCGCTCCGCCGCGATCCGCATCCCGATCACCGGGTCGAACGCCAAGGCCAAGCGCATCGAGTTCCGCGCGCCCGACCCCTCCTCCAACCCGTACCTGGCCTTCTCCGCCATGCTGATGGCCGGCCTGGACGGCATCAAGAACAAGATCGAGCCGCTGGAGCCGGTCGACAAGGACCTCTACGAGCTGGCCCCCGACGAGCACTCCGCCGTGCCGCAGGTACCCGCCTCGCTCGGCGCCGTCCTCGACGCGCTGGAGGCCGACCACGAGTACCTGCTCGCGGGCGGGGTGTTCACCCCCGACCTGATCGAGACCTGGATCGACTTCAAGCGCACCAACGAGATCGCCCCGATCGCCCTGCGGCCGCACCCGCACGAGTTCGAGCTCTACTTCGACCTGTAA
- a CDS encoding HTH domain-containing protein, protein MQKTSARLLALLSLLQTPRAWSGDDLAERLGITSRTVRRDIDRLRELDYPITTVKGPAGGYRLEAGTHLPPMLFDDEQAVALAVALHSAAAGTTVAEDASRALATLRQVMPSRLRHRVDLVRITAIQPPEAVGDTARVDAQVLIELSRAIHAREELRFDYAPGPGTPAGDARRVQPHHLVTWRHRWYLVAWDLHREDWRTFRVDRIRPRTPTGPRFAPRDLPGGTVSTFVTSRFRGNDGTTTDWPCRGEVILHLPAAHVAPFAEDGIVVDVGPHQCRLILGSWSWTGLAAAIGRFDTDIDVIDPPELAAVFGDLAARYARAARTARPEAVPEW, encoded by the coding sequence ATGCAGAAGACGTCCGCCCGCCTGCTCGCGCTGCTCTCGCTCCTTCAGACGCCCCGTGCCTGGTCCGGCGACGACCTCGCCGAGCGTCTCGGTATTACCTCGCGCACCGTGCGCCGTGACATCGACCGCCTGCGCGAACTCGACTACCCGATCACGACCGTCAAGGGACCGGCCGGTGGCTACCGCCTGGAGGCCGGCACCCACCTGCCGCCCATGCTGTTCGACGACGAGCAGGCCGTTGCCCTGGCTGTCGCGCTGCACAGCGCGGCCGCCGGCACCACGGTCGCCGAAGACGCTTCCCGCGCGCTGGCCACCCTCCGCCAGGTCATGCCGTCCCGCCTGCGCCACCGTGTCGACCTGGTGCGCATCACCGCGATCCAACCGCCCGAGGCGGTCGGCGACACCGCCCGGGTCGACGCTCAGGTCCTGATAGAGCTGAGCCGCGCCATCCACGCCCGCGAGGAACTGCGCTTCGACTACGCCCCGGGTCCGGGCACCCCGGCCGGTGACGCGCGCCGCGTACAACCCCACCACCTGGTCACCTGGCGTCATCGCTGGTACCTGGTGGCCTGGGACCTCCACCGCGAGGACTGGCGCACCTTCCGCGTCGACCGCATCCGGCCCCGCACACCCACCGGCCCCCGCTTCGCCCCGCGTGACCTCCCCGGCGGCACCGTTTCCACCTTCGTCACCAGCCGGTTCCGCGGCAACGACGGCACCACCACCGACTGGCCGTGCCGGGGCGAAGTCATCCTCCACCTCCCGGCGGCCCACGTCGCGCCCTTCGCCGAGGACGGAATCGTCGTGGACGTCGGACCCCACCAGTGCCGGCTCATCCTCGGCTCCTGGTCATGGACCGGACTCGCCGCCGCGATCGGCCGCTTCGACACCGACATCGACGTCATCGACCCACCCGAACTGGCCGCCGTGTTCGGGGACCTCGCCGCCCGCTACGCCCGCGCTGCCCGTACCGCAAGACCAGAGGCCGTTCCGGAGTGGTGA